The following proteins are encoded in a genomic region of Cryptococcus neoformans var. neoformans JEC21 chromosome 2 sequence:
- a CDS encoding nonselective cation channel, putative: protein MSSLGTAPAAPPQPLPDTVFPLIHEVHAIVTHAIDTALDWDQLNSPPVNYTLVRPIVQRFAPRLEHRANATGLAESTAPDAGELGASPRPVYQGPSLGEVLYALMANRIQFITLSAGDLSSAPLQTCRAAFCELLAIKVLRSQPYAQDEAALVGQLVHAYCAFEGASDEVWASLGEDRKDVEEMTSSALELAIVSTSKNLLSLPLIQHLVNLIYSGHLIYSPISSRSIISDSYISERTRQRRRAYGQSGPSDFTSVHSHAHINDEDLREVYVYNPYQAGWLDHSRLKVPKWRKSMEFTSFVILLALFVSTLAWRDLHHLTVVEIIYIVFSFGFILDEFAASKEHGWAVYAANAWNAFDMGYIAIFLLYFGLRVIALASHSTKSSDLAFDILACAACITFPRLVFFVIKENVVILALRGMVASFVSFMTVTILAFTGICFCLWTLGRATWTVKQIVWLMAQIWFGSSYLGFSASESFHPIFGPIVLISYAALCNVLLITMLIAILSNKFAAINQNAQQEHLFQRVVKTVEGVKTDALFSYLPPINILAFAILVPLSWIVSARTLHRINVFAIRLTNFPILIAISAYERYTYRAKQRAIHLGASTMDRGGTDVQRPSLLDSWLGGGSEFLIASAFEVGPPVFPSPTSSANQNSPGGPKATTMPFVEDDGAATTTTTTRAREAPILKAVKKEKDKKKIKTYDSPLAKLFGRPTFSASPEEETTLKDKGVDKGKEIRAVEQQQVISGKEGDVEQLKKEVELVRQSQLRMEEMLAGFLAGKSA, encoded by the exons ATGTCCTCGCTCGGCACAGCGCCCGCCGCCCCCCCCCAGCCCCTCCCAGACACCGTGTTCCCGCTCATACATGAAGTCCATGCCATCGTCACCCACGCCATAGACACTGCTCTCGACTGGGACCAGCTCAACTCCCCGCCCGTAAACTACACCCTTGTCAGGCCTATCGTGCAGCGTTTTGCCCCCAGGCTCGAGCACCGCGCCAATGCCACCGGCCTCGCGGAATCCACCGCCCCGGATGCTGGCGAGCTCGGTGCATCACCACGTCCAGTGTATCAAGGGCCCTCCCTAGGCGAAGTTTTGTATGCGCTCATGGCCAACCG AATCCAATTCATCACACTTTCCGCCGGCGATTTGAGTTCTGCCCCGTTGCAGACTTGCCGAGCGGCGTTTTGTGAACTCCTAGCTA TCAAGGTCCTCCGTTCCCAACCGTATGCTCAAGATGAAGCTGCCCTCGTCGGACAGCTTGTCCACGCCTATTGTGCTTTTGAGGGCGCGTCTGACGAAGTATGGGCGAGTCTCGGCGAGGACAGgaaagatgttgaagaaATGACCAGCAGTGCGCTTGAA CTCGCCATCGTCTCTACTTCTAAAAACCTGCTTTCACTCCCTCTTATCCAGCATCTTGTGAACCTCATCTATTCTGGCCACTTGATCTATTCTCCCATTTCCTCCcgctccatcatctccgaCTCGTACATTTCTGAGCGCACTCGACAACGTCGTCGAGCATATGGCCAATCGGGGCCTTCAGACTTTACTTCTGTGCATAGTCACGCCCATATCAACGATGAGGACTTGCGAGAAGTCTATGTATACAACCCGTATCAGGCTGGCTGGCTCGATCATTCCAGGCTCAAAGTGCCaaaatggagaaaaagTATGGAGTTTACAAGtttcgtcatcctccttgcccttttcgTCTCCACTCTTGCCT GGAGGgatctccaccatctcaCTGTGGTGGAGATTATCTATATTGTCTTTTCTTTCGGCTTCATCCTTGACGAATTTGCAGCTTCCAAAGAGCATGGTTGGGCAG TCTATGCTGCAAAT GCTTGGAACGCGTTTGATATGGGATAC ATTGCCATATTCCTCTTATACTTTGGCCTTCGAGTCATTGCTCTAGCTTCTCATTCTACCAAATCATCCGACTTGGCATTTGACATTTTAGCCTGTGCTGCGTGCATCACCTTCCCACGATTAGTATTCTTCGTGATCAAAGAGAATGTCGTCATTCTTGCA CTTCGAGGCATGGTGGCTAGTTTTGTCAGCTTTATGACTGTCACCA TTCTGGCATTCACTGGCATATGTTTTTGTCTCTGGACCCTGGGACGTGCTACATGGACTGTGAAGCAGATTGTATGGCTGATGGC TCAGATCTGG TTTGGATCCTCATACCTCG GTTTCTCTGCGAGCGAATCCTTTCATCCGATCTTTGGCCCCATCGTGCTCATTTCTTATGC TGCACTGTGTAATGTGCTTCTGATTACAATGCTCATTGCCATTCTCTCAAACAAGTTTGCTGCTATCAACCAGAACGCTCAACAAGAA CACCTTTTTCAAAGAGTGGTCAAAACGGTTGAAGGAGTCAAGACCGatgccctcttctcttACCTCCCGCCTATCAACATTCTTGCCTTTGCCATCCTTGTGCCTCTCAGCTGGATTGTTTCAGCTCGGACTTTGCATCGGATCAACGTCTTTGCCATCCGCTTAACT AATTTTCCAATTTTGATCGCCATCTCAGCGTATGAGAGATACACTTATCGCGCCAAGCAGAGGGCCATTCACCTTGGGGCCTCTACGATGGATCGGGGGGGTACGGATGTTCAAAGGCCCAGTCTTCTCGA TTCATGGCTGGGAGGCGGATCCGAATTCCTCATCGCCTCGGCCTTTGAAGTCGGCCCGCCCgtttttccttcccccacCAGCAGCGCCAATCAAAACTCACCAGGTGGGCCCAAAGCCACGACTATGCCATTTGTAGAGGATGACGGGGCAGcgaccaccaccaccaccactcgGGCACGGGAAGCACCCATCCTGAAAGCGgtaaagaaagaaaaggacaagaagaagatcaagacgTATGATTCTCCCCTTGCCAAGCTGTTTGGACGACCTACATTCTCTGCTtcgccagaagaagaaacgaCACTGAAAGACAAGGGTGTGGATAAAGGTAAAGAAATCAGAGCGGTTGAACAACAGCAGGTGATTAGcggcaaagaaggagatgtcgaacagctgaagaaggaggtcgAATTGGTGAGGCAGAGTCagttgaggatggaggagatgcTGGCCGGGTTCTTGGCGGGTAAATCGGCGTGA
- a CDS encoding multidrug resistance protein fnx1, putative: protein MSSTDGPAAGPATERTQLLSTISTHHNIAGLTPSKFRLVCASLWCATFLVAFDSTLVSTLLSDIGSAFNASTQVSWLGTAYLLSVCCFTPIYGRLSDLIGRRNAHLTGLTLFTLGTFGCAIAPSMPFLIVARFLAGAGGGGVASVSAILMTDLVDLRHRGLFQGWANVTYGVGAGLGGPVGGWISDNFGWRLAFHIQVPLLILNAILIYTFVIVPQQEPLAPTPSTSSSRSGILDTLPTAKPANRPQIWKTKLARIDYLGSFTLALAVSSLLLSMSIKTSATKPDGSDYAFSDPVIWGLFVCSALFAIAFLLVESCYSPEPILPLKLLKRRTPAAVALSSFTMVTVQFSVLYNIPLFFTIVQQRSSSSSGAHLLPNSILIGAGSLFVGWIMRRTGRYWWLGVECAVLIVVTSIGMCFWHKDSPEWLTWIAQAPGGFGYAGVLTTSLVALMTHVQLAGKGETAVATSMTYLFRTVGQVLGVAISSAIVQSVVQKDLVRTITGPEAPYIIYLIRHSTSAIQTLEPQYKIPAIQAYDHALRFVWIFNLVLSVFTVLTLMMVKEEEMPDRQVMKKRIEQTSESAFEEFE, encoded by the exons ATGAGCTCCACAGATGGCCCGGCGGCCGGCCCAGCGACAGAGCGAACCCAGCTCCTgtccaccatctccacacACCACAATATTGCTGGCCTTACTCCCTCCAAATTCCGCCTTGTATGCGCCTCTCTGTGGTGCGCAACATTCCTAGTCGCTTTTGACTCTACCCTGGTCTCCACCCTTCTCTCAGACATTGGCTCCGCCTTCAACGCCTCTACCCAAGTATCATGGCTTGGTACCGCCTATCTCTTATCAGTATGTTGTTTCACACCCATATACGGCCGGCTGTCGGATTTGATCGGTAGACGAAATGCCCATCTTACGGGCCTCACTCTCTTCACTTTAGGCACATTTGGGTGTGCCATTGCACCTTCCATGCCTTTCCTCATCGTTGCTCGTTTTTTGGCTGGCGccggtggaggaggtgtcGCGAGTGTATCGGCAATCTTGATGACAGACCTTGTTGATCTTCGTCATCGTGGCCTGTTCCAAGGCTGGGCCAACGTCACGTACGGTGTTGGTGCCGGTCTCGGTGGACCTGTTGGTGGATGGATTAGTGACAACTTTGGTTGGAGACTCGCTTTCCACATCCAGGTGCCCTTATTAATTCTCAACGCCATTCTCATCTACACCTTTGTTATTGTTCCACAGCAAGAACCTCTAGCTCCGACCCCATCCACTTCAAGCAGTCGCTCAGGGATTCTAGACACTCTCCCCACTGCCAAACCGGCCAACCGCCCTCAGATATGGAAGACAAAGCTTGCCAGGATCGACTATCTTGGATCCTTTACCTTGGCTTTGGCCGTCTCATCGCTGCTGCTTTCAATGTCTATCAAGACCTCTGCTACCAAACCCGACGGATCGGATTATGCCTTTTCAGACCCAGTCATTTGGGGTTTGTTTGTCTGCTCCGCCCTGTTTGCCATTGCCTTTCTCCTGGTCGAATCTTGCTACTCTCCAGAGCCCATCCTGCCTCTTAAACTCCTAAAACGTCGTACTCCGGCAGCCGtcgccctctcttccttcaccatgGTTACTGTTCAGTTCTCTGTTCTTTACAACatccccctcttcttcactatAGTCCAGCAAcgttcatcttcttcatccggcgcccatctcctccccaaCTCCATTCTTATCGGTGCTGGCTCCTTGTTTGTCGGTTGGATCATGCGCCGTACTGGGAGATACTGGTGGCTGGGCGTTGAGTGTGCGGTCTTGATCGTCGTGACAAGTATTGGGATGTGTTTCTGGCACAAGGATAGCCCAGAGTGGCTGACTTGGATCGCGCAAGCCCCTGGTGGGTTTGGGTATGCCGGTGTTTTGACTACGAGTTTAGTCGCTTTGATGACCCATGTTCAACTGGCTGGTAAGGGTGAGAC TGCTGTTGCGACTAGTA TGACGTATCTGTTCCGTACTGTCGGCCAAGTCCTAGGTGTTGCCATTAGCTCCGCCATTGTCCAATCAGTCGTCCAAAAAGATCTCGTTCGAACCATTACAGGTCCCGAGGCCCCCTAT ATCATCTACCTTATCCGTCACTCAACTTCTGCCATCCAGACCCTTGAACCGCAATACAAAATCCCAGCCATCCAAGCGTACGACCACGCTCTTCGCTTTGTGTGGATCTTTAATCTTGTGCTCTCCGTATTTACAGTGTTGAcgttgatgatggtgaaggaagaggagatgccAGATAGACAGGTTATGAAAAAGAGGATTGAGCAGACGTCTGAATCGGCGTTTGAAGAATTTGAGTAG